The Apium graveolens cultivar Ventura chromosome 10, ASM990537v1, whole genome shotgun sequence nucleotide sequence CACATGATCAGCTCAACTCATCAGAATTGTGGAAGAAGCAGGCTCATTTAGACAATGAAGAGACCAAGAAAAAGTTAGCTTCAATGTCAGCAAAGCTCGAGGAATCTGAACAACAGATACAGGAGCTTTCTGCTTCTGAGGATTCTCGTGTTCAAGAGCTTTGTAAAATCTCCCAGGATCGAGATAGAGCATGGCAGTCTGAACTAGAGGCTGTGCAGAAACATCACTTAGTTGACTCTGCTGCCTTGGTTACTGCTATGAATGATATTCAGAAGTTAAAGATGAAGCTGGAAAGGGTAGCTGAGTCTGAAGCTATGCACTCAAGGCATGCAGAATCAGCACTTGCTGAGGTACAAAGTTTAAAGCAAGAACTTAGTGAAACTTTAAACCTAGTTGAGAATCTGAAAAACGAGCTAACTGATTGCATAGAATCTCAAACTCAGGCTATAGAAGCTGTCAGGGAAACAAAAATGCAGTTAGCAACGGCTAGATCAACTGAGGAGACATTGAAGTCCGAAGGCCTTAAAGTTATGGAGGCTTACAACTCTGTGGCTTTAGAGTTGGAGCAATCAAAAAATCAAATTATCCATTTGGAGGGACTTGTAAGAAAACTCCAAGCAGAACTTTCCGGGGATAGCTGCAAAAATGCGGCAGATCCTTTAGGGGATACCAAAGATGCACATGAAAGTGATAATAATGCAAAATTACTCGAGGTTGAAATGGAGCTTAAAAATGTCAATTCTGAGATGGCGCAATTAAGATCTGCTCTTGAGGCAGCTGAAAGAAGATACCAGGAAGAATATGTTCAAAGCACATTGCAGATTAGAAGTGCATATGAACTAGTAGAGCACACGAAATTAGAATCTCGCAAGTGTGAAGCTGAATTGAAAGCAAACTTGATGATTGCAAAATCTGACGTTGAAGACCTAAAGTCGAGGCTGATGGTTAAAGAAATTGATTTCCACACCATCTCAGAGGAGAATCGAGGCTTATATTTGAAGGTCATGGAAACTCAGTTGTCTGAAAGAGAATCTGAACTTAAATTAGAGCTTAAAAAGATCGAGGAAGATGTGCTGGAATTGAAGGCAAATTTGCAGGACAAAGAGACAAAACTGCAGAGTACCACAGAGGAGAATGAGGCGctaaaaatggaaatagaaaaaatTGAATTCAAGAATAATGAAATGAATGATGAGACCTTAGAATTTGCTGAAGCAGCAAGGGATGCAGAACGAGAGGCGCTAATGAAGCTCAGTTTTTTAAAAGAGGAAACAGACAAAAGTAGTAGAAAAACAGATCGAGTAACTGAACAGCTGGATGCAGCTCAAGCTGCCAATTCAGAGATGGAAGCTGAGTTGAGGAAATTAAAAGTGCAGTCTGACCAGTGGAGGAAAGCAGCTGAGACAGCTGCTGCTATGCTTACTACAGGTGATAATGACAAAATGGAGAGAACTGTTTCTCTGGACAAGTATAATACAAGTGGAGAAAAGTTAAGTCCACCATTCTCCGAGGACATAGATGAAGACTCTTTTAAGAAAAAGAATGGTAACATGCTGAAGAAATTCGGGGTTTTGTTTTTAAAAAGCCAGAAATAAAACTAATCGGGAGGTTGCCCCTGCATGCTTTTCTTTGTTTTCCAAGGCAAGTAAATAATCACCCTCCCCTTCCATGACTTTCACCAAGAATATCTTATCAGATGAATTCACTCATCTACTAACATTTTAGTTTTTTCTTTTGTGTGTGTGTATACAAACTACAGATTGCTGATGGcttcaagttttgattcaaaTGCTTTGTAATGACTATTTCTTATAAGGTTTTGTACAGTTATGTCGTCGCAATTCCACACAGACTACAAGTCCATAATCTCTCTTTTTCCTTTGTTTATTTAACAGCCTTTTGTTCCTCTCCCCTATTTACTGTTATCTTGGTTTTTGGAATTAGTTTCTTTTATATATTCAACCTGAAATTGGTTTTGATTGTTCTACAAATCACATTTGATTATATCACCAAAACTGTTTCATTTGATTATATGTAGAATGTTTCATTAATTCTCTGTGTTTTTAAAGTTCAGGCTCTTTTGGTATTTTGAATGAAAACTGTTTGTAAAGTTGATTAAAACGTTGAAAGCAAAAATTATATAACTAAGTTGCTCTATATCAGAGTTTGAAATTTTAAGAGCATATAACCTAAAATGTCTCATCTGAAGTGTCAACATCTGTAAATTTTCATCCAAAATCTATAGTTGGATTGACAAATCATCGGTCCATAGTTCACACGCAATTGCAAACTGAGAAATGATACCGTAATTATatcattaaaaaaattacaaCATGAATATTAGCAAGATAGAGGATCAAAACCTCACTGTCAACTTGAAACATATTGACCAAGTGACTGTCTTCATTAAGTTATCAGTATGTTAACAGACAAGAAGAAAAGACCTAATCACTTGCCAACTCTCTAAGGAATATTTTTATAGAAATGTTTGTCAAGTATGTCATTCTTGGGATGCCGGGGAGGAAGGTTAATCTACTGGCATGCACTAACtttcaaaaattgtgaaaaaatTTATCCTATATAAATCAAGTGTCAGAAATCAAGTTTCACACAAAACCTTCATTAGTTTCTTCAATTTCAGAGGGTTTATATAACTCACCATGGCATCAAAACTAGCAATTTCACTATCAATGTTATCTTTCTTGGTGCTACTTTTAGTAGCAGGTTCAGATGCTGGAAGCATATCAATCTATTGGGGCCAGAATGGGCAAGAAGGAACATTAGCAGATACATGTGCCACGGGGAACTATGAATACGTAAACTTGGCATTTTTGGCTACCTTTGGCAATGGCCAGACACCCATGATTAATCTTGCCGGTCATTGTGATCCTTACAGCAATGGCTGCACTACCCTTAGTTCCGACATAAAATCATGTCAATCACAAGGAATTAAGGTGATACTTTCGATAGGGGGAGCTTCCGGGAGTTACTCTCTTGTATCTGCTGCAGATGCCAGAGAAGTGGCAACATATATATGGAACAACTTTCTTGGAGGGCAGTCAGCTACGCGGCCTCTTGGCAACGCTGTTTTAGATGGAGTTGACTTTGATATTGAGGGGGGATCAGGAGAGTACTGGGATGATCTTGCAAGGTATCTTTCTGCTTACAGTAAACGAGGAAAGAAGGTTT carries:
- the LOC141693831 gene encoding interactor of constitutive active ROPs 2, chloroplastic-like isoform X5 is translated as MQTPKTRCKLNRLFYFEIRIGSLEMPRRSIPATPCTTKQQKANMESVPSPATRTPKAKGPKFVDRRSPRSPASEQKKRPGRISDLEYQLAQLQKELKKAHDQLNSSELWKKQAHLDNEETKKKLASMSAKLEESEQQIQELSASEDSRVQELCKISQDRDRAWQSELEAVQKHHLVDSAALVTAMNDIQKLKMKLERVAESEAMHSRHAESALAEAIEAVRETKMQLATARSTEETLKSEGLKVMEAYNSVALELEQSKNQIIHLEGLVRKLQAELSGDSCKNAADPLGDTKDAHESDNNAKLLEVEMELKNVNSEMAQLRSALEAAERRYQEEYVQSTLQIRSAYELVEHTKLESRKCEAELKANLMIAKSDVEDLKSRLMVKEIDFHTISEENRGLYLKVMETQLSERESELKLELKKIEEDVLELKANLQDKETKLQSTTEENEALKMEIEKIEFKNNEMNDETLEFAEAARDAEREALMKLSFLKEETDKSSRKTDRVTEQLDAAQAANSEMEAELRKLKVQSDQWRKAAETAAAMLTTGDNDKMERTVSLDKYNTSGEKLSPPFSEDIDEDSFKKKNGNMLKKFGVLFLKSQK
- the LOC141693831 gene encoding interactor of constitutive active ROPs 2, chloroplastic-like isoform X4, encoding MPRRSIPATPCTTKQQKANMESVPSPATRTPKAKGPKFVDRRSPRSPASEQKKRPGRISDLEYQLAQLQKELKKAHDQLNSSELWKKQAHLDNEETKKKLASMSAKLEESEQQIQELSASEDSRVQELCKISQDRDRAWQSELEAVQKHHLVDSAALVTAMNDIQKLKMKLERVAESEAMHSRHAESALAEVQSLKQELSETLNLVENLKNELTDCIESQTQAIEAVRETKMQLATARSTEETLKSEGLKVMEAYNSVALELEQSKNQIIHLEGLVRKLQAELSGDSCKNAADPLGDTKDAHESDNNAKLLEVEMELKNVNSEMAQLRSALEAAERRYQEEYVQSTLQIRSAYELVEHTKLESRKCEAELKANLMIAKSDVEDLKSRLMVKEIDFHTISEENRGLYLKVMETQLSERESELKLELKKIEEDVLELKANLQDKETKLQSTTEENEALKMEIEKIEFKNNEMNDETLEFAEAARDAEREALMKLSFLKEETDKSSRKTDRVTEQLDAAQAANSEMEAELRKLKVQSDQWRKAAETAAAMLTTGDNDKMERTVSLDKYNTSGEKLSPPFSEDIDEDSFKKKNGNMLKKFGVLFLKSQK
- the LOC141693831 gene encoding interactor of constitutive active ROPs 2, chloroplastic-like isoform X3 — translated: MQTPKTRIGSLEMPRRSIPATPCTTKQQKANMESVPSPATRTPKAKGPKFVDRRSPRSPASEQKKRPGRISDLEYQLAQLQKELKKAHDQLNSSELWKKQAHLDNEETKKKLASMSAKLEESEQQIQELSASEDSRVQELCKISQDRDRAWQSELEAVQKHHLVDSAALVTAMNDIQKLKMKLERVAESEAMHSRHAESALAEVQSLKQELSETLNLVENLKNELTDCIESQTQAIEAVRETKMQLATARSTEETLKSEGLKVMEAYNSVALELEQSKNQIIHLEGLVRKLQAELSGDSCKNAADPLGDTKDAHESDNNAKLLEVEMELKNVNSEMAQLRSALEAAERRYQEEYVQSTLQIRSAYELVEHTKLESRKCEAELKANLMIAKSDVEDLKSRLMVKEIDFHTISEENRGLYLKVMETQLSERESELKLELKKIEEDVLELKANLQDKETKLQSTTEENEALKMEIEKIEFKNNEMNDETLEFAEAARDAEREALMKLSFLKEETDKSSRKTDRVTEQLDAAQAANSEMEAELRKLKVQSDQWRKAAETAAAMLTTGDNDKMERTVSLDKYNTSGEKLSPPFSEDIDEDSFKKKNGNMLKKFGVLFLKSQK
- the LOC141693831 gene encoding interactor of constitutive active ROPs 2, chloroplastic-like isoform X1, coding for MQTPKTRCKLNRLFYFEIRIGSLEMPRRSIPATPCTTKQQKANMESVPSPATRTPKAKGPKFVDRRSPRSPASEQKKRPGRISDLEYQLAQLQKELKKAHDQLNSSELWKKQAHLDNEETKKKLASMSAKLEESEQQIQELSASEDSRVQELCKISQDRDRAWQSELEAVQKHHLVDSAALVTAMNDIQKLKMKLERVAESEAMHSRHAESALAEVQSLKQELSETLNLVENLKNELTDCIESQTQAIEAVRETKMQLATARSTEETLKSEGLKVMEAYNSVALELEQSKNQIIHLEGLVRKLQAELSGDSCKNAADPLGDTKDAHESDNNAKLLEVEMELKNVNSEMAQLRSALEAAERRYQEEYVQSTLQIRSAYELVEHTKLESRKCEAELKANLMIAKSDVEDLKSRLMVKEIDFHTISEENRGLYLKVMETQLSERESELKLELKKIEEDVLELKANLQDKETKLQSTTEENEALKMEIEKIEFKNNEMNDETLEFAEAARDAEREALMKLSFLKEETDKSSRKTDRVTEQLDAAQAANSEMEAELRKLKVQSDQWRKAAETAAAMLTTGDNDKMERTVSLDKYNTSGEKLSPPFSEDIDEDSFKKKNGNMLKKFGVLFLKSQK
- the LOC141693831 gene encoding interactor of constitutive active ROPs 2, chloroplastic-like isoform X2; the protein is MQTPKTRCKLNRLFYFEIRIGSLEMPRRSIPATPCTTKQQKANMESVPSPATRTPKAKGPKFVDRRSPRSPASEKRPGRISDLEYQLAQLQKELKKAHDQLNSSELWKKQAHLDNEETKKKLASMSAKLEESEQQIQELSASEDSRVQELCKISQDRDRAWQSELEAVQKHHLVDSAALVTAMNDIQKLKMKLERVAESEAMHSRHAESALAEVQSLKQELSETLNLVENLKNELTDCIESQTQAIEAVRETKMQLATARSTEETLKSEGLKVMEAYNSVALELEQSKNQIIHLEGLVRKLQAELSGDSCKNAADPLGDTKDAHESDNNAKLLEVEMELKNVNSEMAQLRSALEAAERRYQEEYVQSTLQIRSAYELVEHTKLESRKCEAELKANLMIAKSDVEDLKSRLMVKEIDFHTISEENRGLYLKVMETQLSERESELKLELKKIEEDVLELKANLQDKETKLQSTTEENEALKMEIEKIEFKNNEMNDETLEFAEAARDAEREALMKLSFLKEETDKSSRKTDRVTEQLDAAQAANSEMEAELRKLKVQSDQWRKAAETAAAMLTTGDNDKMERTVSLDKYNTSGEKLSPPFSEDIDEDSFKKKNGNMLKKFGVLFLKSQK
- the LOC141693833 gene encoding hevamine-A-like, whose amino-acid sequence is MASKLAISLSMLSFLVLLLVAGSDAGSISIYWGQNGQEGTLADTCATGNYEYVNLAFLATFGNGQTPMINLAGHCDPYSNGCTTLSSDIKSCQSQGIKVILSIGGASGSYSLVSAADAREVATYIWNNFLGGQSATRPLGNAVLDGVDFDIEGGSGEYWDDLARYLSAYSKRGKKVYLTAAPQCPYPDAWVGGALQTGLFDYVWVQFFNNPPCQYSSTATSNLEDAWKQWTTDIPATKIFLGLPAAPDAAGSGFIPVNDLTSQVLPAIKASDKYGGVMLWSKFYDDQSGYSSSIKSDV